One Mauremys mutica isolate MM-2020 ecotype Southern chromosome 9, ASM2049712v1, whole genome shotgun sequence DNA segment encodes these proteins:
- the AMOTL2 gene encoding angiomotin-like protein 2, translated as MRTAEDSSGTVLHRLIQEQLRYGNLTENRTLLAIQQQALRGGGSMGSPRSSLESLTQEESQMVQQSTRQEPQGQEHHCDHVYLENNVYRLYQPQHKGEELPTYEEAKAHSQYYASQRGQQAGVPCPGAPAEPGQRRAYAPDSSSKRQDESLKELKHGHVRSLSERLMQMSLERNGAKAQNHMSSSHSYPQLSRHFQLSAPRGQHTEGVEPRGPPPEYPYIIPPQEPAVGYLADPRHCSREGPGFQHPEVRVMQAHMPQAFLPQQAALCHGPLGSLTPAGMEVLMTAQAASASSHLAQMETVLRENEKLLRESEKLQRENEKLRRELESCSEKASRIQKLETEIQRISEDYENLMKASSKREALEKTMRNKKDGEMRRLQDFNRDLKERLESANKQLASKQQENPEGSQGTVAKLLAQSYEHQQEKEKLEREISRLRSANEDQRRRAELLEQALSNAQTRAAKTEDELRRKRAYVEKVERLQQALGQLQAACEKREQLELRLRTRLEQELKMLRAQQRQVGAPTGGSPELSAHMLAEQLREREEKILALEADMTKWEQKYLEECTMRQFAMDAAATAAAQRDTTIINHSPRHSPNNSFDEDLLLANHKHQEMENRLKALHAQILEKDAVIKILQQRSRKDPSKSLQGSLRPAKSVPSIFAASGAQNWQGAAHGERLVEGPSRGSPAGKVPVEETPRPSPCGPLTFHSKRGSKDGSTQTDGVPESGLGSLDEGPGAQLDSSPAHSVETVSAARTISLSDMVEILI; from the exons ATGAGGACGGCAGAAGATTCCTCTGGGACAGTCCTGCACCGGCTCATCCAGGAGCAGTTGAGATACGGGAACCTCACCGAGAACCGCACGCTGCTGGCTATTCAGCAGCAGGCGCTGCGCGGAGGTGGGAGCATGGGCAGCCCTCGCTCCTCACTGGAGAGTCTCACCCAAGAAGAGAGCCAGATGGTCCAGCAGTCCACacggcaggagccccagggccaggagcATCACTGTGACCACGTTTACCTGGAGAACAACGTGTATCGGCTCTACCAGCCTCAGCACAAGGGCGAGGAGCTCCCCACCTACGAGGAGGCCAAAGCGCATTCCCAGTATTATGCCTCACAGCGAGGACAGCAGGCTGGGGTGCCCTGTCCAGGCGCCCCTGCTGAGCCTGGCCAACGAAGGGCCTATGCTCCTGACAGCAGCAGCAAGCGCCAGGACGAGTCACTAAAGGAGCTGAAGCATGGGCATGTGAGGTCACTGAGCGAACGCCTCATGCAGATGTCGCTGGAGAGGAATGGAGCCAAGGCCCAGAACCACATGAGCTCCTCCCACAGTTATCCCCAGCTATCGAGGCActtccagctgtcagccccaagAGGGCAGCATACTGAGGGGGTGGAGCCACGGGGGCCCCCTCCAGAGTACCCCTACATcatccccccccaggagcctgcaGTTGGTTACCTGGCAGATCCCAGGCATTGCTCCAGggaagggccaggatttcagcacCCTGAAGTCAG GGTGATGCAGGCCCATATGCCCCAGGCTTTCCTGCCCCAGCAGGCTGCCCTGTGCCACGGCCCACTGGGCTCCCTTACTCCAGCTGGAATGGAGGTTCTGATGACAGCCCAGGCCGCATCAGCCAGCAGCCACTTGGCCCAGATGGAGACGGTGCTAAGGGAGAATGAGAAGCTGCTGAGGGAGAGTGAGAAGCTCCAGAGGGAAAACGAAAAGCTGCGGCGGGAGCTTGAGAGCTGCAGTGAAAAAGCAAGCCGGATTCAGAAG CTGGAAACGGAGATTCAGCGAATCTCCGAGGACTATGAAAACCTGATGAAGGCATCTTCCAAACGAGAAGCATTGGAGAAAACCATGAGGAACAAGAAGGATGGGGAGATGCGGCGGCTTCAGGATTTCAACCGGGATCTGAAAG AACGGTTGGAATCTGCAAACAAACAGCTGGCCAGCAAGCAGCAGGAGAACCCAGAAGGCAGCCAGGGGACCGTGGCGAAACTGCTTGCACAAA GCTAcgagcaccagcaggagaaagagAAGCTGGAACGAGAGATTTCGCGGCTGCGCAGCGCCAACGAGGACCAGCGCCGGCGGGCGGAGCTGCTGGAGCAGGCACTAAGCAACGCCCAAACACGGGCAGCTAAGACCGAGGATGAGCTGAGGAGGAAGCGGGCATACGTGGAGAAGGTGGAGAGGCTGCAGCAGGCCCTGGGCCAGCTCCAGGCCGCCTGTGAAAAGCGTGAGCAGCTGGAACTGCGTCTCCGCACCCGCCTGGAGCAGGAGCTGAAGATGCTGCGGGCTCAGCAG AGACAGGTGGGAGCCCCGACCGGAGGATCCCCAGAGCTGAGTGCCCACATGCTGGCCGAACAGTtgagagagagggaagaaaagatCCTAGCCCTGGAGGCAGACATGACCAAGTGGGAGCAGAAGTATCTGGAGGAATGCACCATGAGGCAGTTTGCCATGGACGCAGCCGCCACCGCTGCTGCGCAGCGAGACACGACTATCATCAACCACTCCCCGCGTCACTCCCCCAATAACAGCTTTGACGAGGATCTCCTCTTGGCCAATCACAAGCACCAGGAGATGGAGAACAG GTTAAAAGCACTTCATGCCCAAATATTGGAGAAGGATGCAGTCATCAAAATTCTGCAGCAGCGCTCGCGGAAGGATCCCAGCAAGAGTCTGCAGGGCTCCCTTCGGCCGGCCAAGTCTGTGCCGTCCATCTTTGCTGCCTCGGGGGCCCAGAATTGGCAGGGGGCCGCCCACGGTGAACGGTTGGTCGAGGGCCCTTCCAGAGGGAGTCCAG caggcaaAGTCCCAGTGGAGGAAACGCCCAGACCATCTCCTTGCGGCCCTCTCACCTTCCACTCCAAACGTGGCAGCAAAGATGGGAGCACCCAGACAGATGGCGTGCCTGAGAGCGGCCTCGGCAGTCTGGATGAGGGGCCTGGCGCCCAGCTCGACAGCAGCCCGGCGCACTCCGTGG